A stretch of the Agelaius phoeniceus isolate bAgePho1 chromosome 1, bAgePho1.hap1, whole genome shotgun sequence genome encodes the following:
- the MYBL1 gene encoding myb-related protein A isoform X2 gives MAERRRSEEDDDFQYMDHDYEVPQQKGLKKICSKVKWTREEDERLKKLVEQNGTDDWAFIASHLQNRSDFQCQHRWQKVLNPELIKGPWTKEEDQRVIELVQKYGPKRWSLIAKHLKGRIGKQCRERWHNHLNPEVKKSSWTEEEDRIIYEAHKRLGNRWAEIAKLLPGRTDNSIKNHWNSTMRRKVEQEGYLQSVIKSESASSAELQPQPCLTMEHLHTQNQFYVPVQTHIPAYQYASPEGSCLEHAPSSSNIVQQPFIDDDPDKEKKIKELELLLMSAENEIRRKQMSSQAGSLSCWSGNFIMEDCMPNTLSSLEEQTSNFYSMDETRITPVQQNSPPKYLGVEANRMLTPLQTIPEFAEALDLMEIDPVAWSDTCFELSEAVVSPVKPAPVKLMRLQHSDGAAECQYNVGVMLDGKNHSSISGDEETVFSSTSNKFSNPPAILRKKKRLRVGQSPGPELNDGLCNDAVNVALKRTPVKTLPFSPSQFFNTCSGNEQFNFENPAFTSTPICGQKVLITTPLHKEMTPQDQKENVGFRSPTMRRSLLGSTPRTPTPFKNALAAQEKKYGPLRLMSQPLAFSEEDIREVLKEETGTDIFPKEEDDTLYKNCKQEHNFSKKVRKSLVLDPQDKEEVGAQRLTEDNSLDVQPSRDWEAVVYGKTEDQLIMTEQARRYLSTYTATNSNSRSLIL, from the exons TGAGGAAGACGATGACTTTCAATATATGGATCATGACTATGAAGTACCACAGCAAAAAGGTTTGAAGAAGATATGTAGCAAGGTGAAATGGACCCGTGAAGAg GATGAAAGGCTAAAGAAGCTGGTGGAACAAAATGGTACAGATGATTGGGCTTTCATTGCTAGTCATCTACAA AATCGTTCAGATTTTCAGTGCCAGCATCGGTGGCAGAAGGTACTAAACCCAGAATTGATTAAAGGGCCCTGGACTAAAGAAGAGGATCAGAGG GTTATTGAATTAGTTCAGAAGTATGGTCCAAAGCGCTGGTCTCTAATTGCAAAACACCTGAAAGGAAGAATAGGCAAACAATGCAGAGAAAGATGGCATAACCATCTCAATCCTGAGGTAAAAAAGTCTTCATGGACAGAAGAAGAGGACAGAATAATCTATGAAGCTCACAAGCGTTTGGGAAACCGATGGGCTGAAATAGCAAAGCTTCTTCCTGGAAG GACTGATAATTCAATTAAAAATCACTGGAATTCAACAATGCGAAGAAAGGTGGAACAGGAAGGATATTTGCAAAGTGTTATAAAGTCTGAAAGTGCTAGTTCTGCTGAACTTCAGCCCCAACCTTGTCTGACTATGGAACACTTGCACACTCAGAATCAATTTTATGTGCCTGTTCAGACACAT ATTCCAGCATATCAGTATGCCTCACCAGAAGGCAGCTGTCTAGAGCATGCTCCATCTTCTTCCAACATAGTTCAG CAGCCATTTATTGATGATGATCCtgataaagaaaagaaaataaaggaacttGAATTGCTACTTATGTCAGCAGAGAATgaaatcagaagaaaacaaatgtcTTCT CAAGCTGGAAGCTTGTCTTGTTGGTCTGGAAATTTTATCATGGAGGATTGTATGCCTAATACACTAAGTAGTCTTGAGGAACAAACAAGTAATTTCTACAGCATGGATGAGACCCGCATCACACCTGTTCAGCAGAATTCACCACCTAAGTATTTGGGTGTAGAAGCAAATAGAATGTTAACACCTCTACAGACCATTCCAGAATTTGCAGAGGCACTAGATCTTATGGAAATC GATCCGGTAGCATGGAGCGATACGTGCTTTGAGCTCTCCGAGGCCGTTGTCTCCCCTGTCAAGCCGGCCCCAGTGAAGCTGATGCGGCTCCAGCACAGCGACGGGGCTGCCGAGTGCCAGTATAACGTGGGCGTGATGCTCGATGGCAAAAACCACAGCAGCATCAGTGGGGATGAGGAAACAGTTTTTTCATCAACCTCAAACAAGTTCAGCAATCCACCTGCTATcctgagaaagaagaagagattGCGTGTTGGGCAGTCCCCGGGTCCCGAGCTGAATGACGGTTTGTGTAACGATGCCGTCAATGTGGCACTAAAGCGCACGCCAGTGAAAACACTACCGTTCTCTCCATCACAG TTTTTCAACACTTGTTCTGGAAATGAACAATTTAACTTTGAAAATCCTGCATTTACATCAACTCCAATCTGTGGGCAGAAAGTTCTTATTACGACTCCTTTACACAAGGAAATGACACCACAAGATCAAAAGGAGAATGTGGG TTTTAGAAGTCCTACAATGAGAAGATCTCTTTTGGGTTCAACACCAAGGACACCAACTCCTTTTAAGAatgctttggctgctcaggaaaaaaagtatgGTCCCCTCAGACTTATG TCACAACCACTTGCCTTCTCGGAGGAAGACATTAGGGAAGTTTTGAAAGAGGAAACTGGAACAGATATATTTCCCAAGGAGGAAGATGACACTTTGTATAAAAACTGCAAGCAGGAG CACAACTTTTCTAAAAAAGTCAGAAAATCACTGGTCCTAGATCCACAGGATAAAGAGGAGGTTGGGGCCCAGCGTTTGACAGAAGATAATAGTTTAGATGTACAG